The following are from one region of the Mannheimia granulomatis genome:
- a CDS encoding SDR family oxidoreductase, which produces MSISKNHNFKDKVVVITGAGGVLCAFFAQELAKTGAKVALLDINLETAEQYAQEIINNGGIAKAYKANVLDLESIQQARNAIVADLGTCDVLINGAGGNSPKATTDNEFHEFNLADSTKSFFELDKSGIEFVFNLNYLGTLLPTQIFAKDMIGKKGANIINISSMNAYTPLTKIPAYSGAKAAISNFTQWLAVYFSHVGIRCNAIAPGFLVSNQNRALLFNSDGTPTARANKILTNTPMGRFGEAEELMGGILFLMDESYASFVNGVVLPIDGGFSAYSGV; this is translated from the coding sequence ATGAGCATTTCAAAAAATCATAATTTCAAAGATAAAGTCGTTGTAATCACAGGGGCAGGAGGTGTGCTTTGTGCCTTCTTTGCACAAGAGTTAGCAAAAACAGGAGCAAAAGTTGCCTTATTGGATATAAATCTTGAGACAGCTGAACAGTACGCTCAAGAAATTATTAATAATGGTGGTATTGCAAAAGCCTATAAAGCAAATGTGCTAGATTTAGAAAGTATCCAGCAAGCTCGTAATGCAATTGTAGCTGATTTAGGAACTTGTGATGTTCTTATCAATGGTGCAGGCGGTAATAGCCCTAAGGCTACAACGGATAATGAATTCCACGAATTTAATTTAGCAGATAGCACGAAGTCTTTCTTTGAATTAGATAAAAGTGGAATTGAGTTTGTATTTAATCTGAACTATTTAGGTACATTGCTTCCAACCCAAATATTTGCAAAAGATATGATTGGTAAGAAAGGAGCAAACATCATCAATATCTCAAGTATGAATGCTTACACACCATTAACTAAAATTCCGGCCTACTCAGGAGCCAAAGCAGCAATTAGCAATTTTACTCAATGGCTAGCCGTTTATTTCTCTCACGTTGGTATTCGCTGTAATGCTATCGCTCCTGGTTTCTTAGTGAGTAACCAAAACCGTGCTTTGCTTTTTAATTCGGACGGTACACCAACTGCTCGTGCAAACAAAATCTTAACCAACACACCGATGGGACGTTTTGGAGAAGCAGAAGAATTAATGGGCGGTATCTTATTTTTAATGGATGAGAGCTATGCTAGCTTTGTAAACGGTGTAGTGCTACCGATTGATGGTGGATTCTCTGCTTATAGCGGTGTGTAG